Within Candidatus Eisenbacteria bacterium, the genomic segment ACCCAGAATAGCTCGTTGAACGTTCCGACACCGCCGGGCAGCACCACCGCGCCGCGCGCCCCTTTCAGGAGACATTCGATCCTCGAATGGAGGTTCCGGCACTCGTGCACCTCGTCGAGACCGGAGAAGGGGACGCGGGTCTGCTGGAACCATTCGAGCGTACACCCGACCACGCGGCCGCCTGCCTGGCTCGCGCCTGTCGCGACCGCCTCCATCACGCCGCCGTACCCGCCACACCGGACCTCGGCGCCGAGAAGCGCCAGCTCCCGGCCGAGATCCCCCGCCAGCGCGTAGTGCGGAGTCCCACGGGCCGCCTGGCTGCTTCCGAAGACCGCGACGGAACCCATTGCGTTCTCGATCACTGACCCTCCCGAGGCGCCGCTCCCTGGCGGATGGCACAAGTGGCGTGATACCATGCGGCTATGTCACCGAAACAGCCGGCCGCGACCGGCCGGCAGAACCGAATTGTCCGCGTCGCCCTCGCTCAGATCAATGCTACCGTTGGCGACCTGCCCGGAAACGCGAGGCGGGTGATCGAGTTCCTCGGCCGCGCCCGCGACATGGGGGCCGAGCTGGTCGCCTTCCCCGAGCTGGTCCTGACCGGTTATCCGCCCGAAGATCTCCTCCTCCGGCCCGAGTTCATCGACCAGAACATGGCGGCCCTGGACGAGGTGGCGCGCGCGACGAAGGGCATCACCGCGGTCGTGGGCTTCGCCCAGCGCGCGGAAGACGTCTACAACGCCGCGGCCATCGCGCACGACGGCGAGATCGCCGGCGTGTACCGGAAGAGCCACCTCCCCAACTACTCCGTCTTCGACGAATTCCGATACTTCCGCCCCGGCAACGACACCTTCGTCTGCCGGCGCGGGCCGCTCACCTTCGGCGTGAACATCTGCGAGGACATCTGGCTCCCCTCGAGCACGGCGAACCTCGCGATGTACGGCGATGCGGAGCTCGTCATCAACCTCTCGTCCTCGCCCTACCACATGGGCAAGGCGGTCGCGCGGGACCGCATGCTCGCGACGCGCGCGATGGACGCGGTCTCGATGGTTGCGTTCGTGAACACGGTCGGGGGACAGGACGAGCTCGTGTTCGACGGGAACAGCCGCGTCTTCGGCCCGCGCGGCGAGTACGTGGCGCGGGCCAAGGCG encodes:
- a CDS encoding nitrilase-related carbon-nitrogen hydrolase, which gives rise to MSPKQPAATGRQNRIVRVALAQINATVGDLPGNARRVIEFLGRARDMGAELVAFPELVLTGYPPEDLLLRPEFIDQNMAALDEVARATKGITAVVGFAQRAEDVYNAAAIAHDGEIAGVYRKSHLPNYSVFDEFRYFRPGNDTFVCRRGPLTFGVNICEDIWLPSSTANLAMYGDAELVINLSSSPYHMGKAVARDRMLATRAMDAVSMVAFVNTVGGQDELVFDGNSRVFGPRGEYVARAKAFEEDLVVLDIHLDEVFSARLKDPRSREISHRDRSTDLPVLELRPVAEPARPKLQSVPVLTPTGAE
- a CDS encoding LOG family protein, with amino-acid sequence MIENAMGSVAVFGSSQAARGTPHYALAGDLGRELALLGAEVRCGGYGGVMEAVATGASQAGGRVVGCTLEWFQQTRVPFSGLDEVHECRNLHSRIECLLKGARGAVVLPGGVGTFNELFWVWTLLLHDRDEGPESLVLLGAQWDELLVFLSHHFEFTDPIRGLVSVALTAKEAAAMAWGASART